The segment TTGACCATTATGTGTGTACTAGTCAAAACAACTTCTGACAATCAAAACAATGGCTGTGAAGTTTCAAGACATTCACTACACTTCTAGTTGCTAGTTTTGACTTTTAAATCGAAATAAAAATCGTATGAAAGAATCAGTTAATAAAGATAAAATAGAAGAATAAATGGACTGACATTGTTCATAATAGTCAATCCATTTCTTTAACATGCAGAAAATTCGATATCCCCAGATCTACCTTTTATCGCTGGTATAAACGCTATCAGGAGTCTGGTTCTGATGGCCTTGCAGATCTGTCCCAGAAACCCCATAATTTAACTATTAAATTTTTGGTATAATGGTAATTTGAGCCTTGTTTTTTGAAATTGACAGGAAAATAAT is part of the Desulfovulcanus ferrireducens genome and harbors:
- a CDS encoding helix-turn-helix domain-containing protein, which codes for MSLTCRKFDIPRSTFYRWYKRYQESGSDGLADLSQKPHNLTIKFLV